The Nocardia sp. BMG51109 nucleotide sequence GAACGCGGTGAACATCAGGATCCGCAGCCCGGGCACGGCGGCCAGCAGGTCACGGCAGAGTTCGTCGCCGTCGTAGTCGGGCAGGCGAACGTCCAGCATCACCACCCGCGGGCGGGCGGCGGGAATCCGGGCCAGCGCCTCGGCACCGGTGCTCGCCTCGCCCACCACCGTCAGGTCGGGCGCTTCGCCGAACAGGTCACGTAGTCCGCGCCGCACGATCTCGTGGTCGTCGACGACGAAAATATCGATCATCGCAACCTCCTCGCCGTAGACGGGTTCCGCCCGTTCCAGTGTGCCGGTCCGGTCGGGTCACGACCTCAGTCCTCGCGCAGCTTGCGGATCAGTCCCTCCTGCACCACCGCCGCCACCAACCGGCCCTCCTGGTTGAAGATCCGGCCGCCGGTCAGGGCGCGGCCGAAGCCCGCCGACGGCGAGGCCTGGTCGTAGAGCAGCCAGTCGTCGGCGCGGAACGGGCGCAGGAACCACATCGCGTGATCCAGCGACGCGTTCTGGGTCGGCTCGTCCGGGTGAATCACCTTCGAGGATCCGAGCAGCGTCATATCGCTCATGTACGCCAGCGTGCACACGTGGAACAGCGGGTCGTCCGGCAGCGCGTGCCGGTAGCGGAACCACACCTGCTGCTGGGCGACCAGCCCGGTCTTGTGCGCCACCTGCTCCTGCGGGATCGTGCGGGTGTCCCAGTGCTCCCACTCCCGCATCGCCCACAGCGCCTCCGCCGACATCGCCGTGCGAGCGTCCGGAAGTTCGTGCGGCGGCGGCACTTCCGGCATCTCGTCCTGATGTTCCGGGCCGTCGTCGCCGACGTGGAACGACGCCGACATGGTGAAGATCGCCTCGCCGCTCTGCACGCCGGTCACCCGCCGGGTGCAGAACGACCGGCCGTCGCGGATGCGCTCGACCAGATACACCGTGGACTCCTGCGGGTTGCCCGGGCGCAGGAAGTACCCGTGCAGCGAATGCACCTGGTACGCCGGCTCCACGGTCCGCACCGCCGACACCAGCGCCTGCCCCGCGACCTGCCCGCCGAACGTCCGCGCCAGCTGGGTCTTCGTGGACGCGCCACGGAAGATGTCCCGCTCGAGCCGCTCGATCTCGAGGGCTTCCTCGATCGTCGCCATCAACCGTCCTTCCGGTATCGAACCAGCTCAGGTTAAACAATGACGAACTGTGACCGACGCCCGGCACACGGAGCGCGGCCGGAAAGTTCCGGCTCGGCCGGTCCGCCTACCCCCGGCTGCCCGTGCATCATGGTTCGATGCCCAGGTTCGACCCGATCGCCGCCGATACCCTGGTGGATCTCGTCGCCGACCGCGCCGCCGCGCTTCCCGGCCGGGCCGTCGTCGCGGTGGACGGCGCCGACGCCGCCGACCCGCTGGAGTTCGCCCGCGCCGCCGCGGCATCGCTGCGCACCCGCGGGCGCCCGGCCGAGGCCGTCTCCCTGCACGACTACGTTCGCCCCGCGTCGCTGCGTCTCGAGTTCGGCCGCGACGCACTGTCCTACCGCACCGCGTGGTTCGACTACGCCGGACTCGACCGCGAAGTGCTGCGCGGACTGCGCGAGCACGGCCGCTGGCTGCCCGCGCTCTGGGACGAGGCGACCGACCGTTCCGCCCGCGCCACAACGATTTCCGCCGCCGGCGACACCGTGCTGTTCGTCGCGGGCCCGATGCTGCTCGGCCGCGGCCTGGCCTTCGACCTCACCGTCGAGCTGCGGTTGTCGGAGGGCGCGCTGCGCCGCGGCACCGAATCCACCCAGCTCTTCACCGTCGACGCCGTCCTGCGGCACCGCCGGGAATCCCCCGAAGACCCTGACGTGCTGGTGAACTGGGACCACCGCGACCGTCCCGCCGTGCGCCGGTAGGAGATTCGCGTCCCGGCTTGCGATCGTGACCGACGACGGCCATCGGCCCGGCACGATCACGCGGCCGGGTTTCGGGAGCGACGAGCCCGCCCGGCGGATCGGTGACCGCACGCCGCACAGCGGGCTCAGGCCCCGGCGCGACCACTCCGTCTCCGTACTCCCGCGCAAAAAGTGCGCACTTCCAGTTATTCAGAGTGCGGGCGGATGCGCGCAGACTTGGGGCATGACACCAGATACGACGCAGCAGCAGCATCCGATCGGATCGGGCTTCACCGCCGCCTCGACGGCCGAGGAGGTGCTTCGGGGCATCGACCTGTCCGGAAAGAACGTCATCGTGACCGGCGGCCATGCCGGAATCGGCCGGGCGGCAACGCGGGCGCTGAGCGCGGCGGGCGCCTCGGTCACCGTCGGGGCGCGCCATCCGGACCGCGCCGCCGCGGCGGTCGCCGGCATCGAGCGTGTCGAGGTGAGCCGGCTGGACCTGCTGGACCCGGCGTCCGTCGATGCCTTCGCGGCCCGGTACGCCGATTCCGGGCGCACGCTGCACATCCTGATCAACGGTGCGGGCCTCGCGGCTCCCGCGGAACTCGAGCAGGACGCGCGCGGCTACGAGGCGCAGTTCGCAACCAACCACCTGGGCCATTTCCAGCTGACGCTCGGCCTGCTGCCCGCGCTGCGCGCCGCGCACGGCGCCCGGGTGGTCACGGTGTCGTCCGGGGCTCAGCGCTTCGGTGAGATTCGCTGGGACGACCCGCATTTCGCCACCGGCGGCTACGAACCCACCGTCGCCTACGCCCAGTCCAAGCTCGCGAACGTGCTGTTCACGGTCGAGTTGGACCGCCGATTCGCCGAGGACGGAATCCGCGGCTACGCGGTGCATCCCGGAGTCGTCGTCGGCACGGCTCTCAACAGCGCCGCGGGCGAGGAAGGGCTGCGGGCCGCGGGACTCGTCGACGACTCGGGGGCGCCGATCATCGACCCCGAGCACGGGAAGAAGAACCTCCAGCAGGGTGCGAGCACTATCGTCTTCGCGGCCGCCAGCCCGCTGCTGGCCGATATCGGCGGCGTGTACCTCAAGGACAACGACATCTCGGTGCTGGACGACGAGCCCAGGCCGATGTCCGCCGTGGAACCCCCTTCGGAGATCATGTCCCATGCCCTCGATCCCGAAGCCGCCCAGCGACTCTGGGAACTGAGCGAGCAACTGCTGAAGGGCTGAACCACCGACCGGTGAAAGCCGCCGGGCTCCGGCCGCGCTCGTCTGTGCGAATCCCATGGAAACACCCCGTGCGGATATGCCGGTGCCCGACGGACTTTCGTCGTGGTCGGCCGTCCGCGGTATCCCGATCGGAGTGCGGGTGGCCGGTTCACAGCCCCCGCAACTGTGCCAGCACGTCGAACGCCACGTTCGCCGTGTCGAACAGGGCCCGGATGTCGGCCTCGGCCACGGGTTTCGCACCCGGATCCTGCAGGGCCAGCCCGTTCCCGAACACGATCACGTTGTACCCCGCGTCCGCGGCCCGGAGTAGCGCGCCGGTGGCGACCCCTTGCCCCGCCAGCTGATCCAATCCCTCACCGACGAAGTAGAGCCGCCACAGGGGACCCAGATCGGCCCCGTACACCGCCTTGGTCCGATCCACGATCCCGGAGCCCGACGAGGCGATCGCATCCACGATCCGGAAGAAATCACCGGCGTTGTCCGGCCTGCTTCCCACGGCCGCCGTCGCGTAGGCGAGATCGACGGTGATGTGCGCGTTGTAACCGACCATGGCCACCCGCGCACCCGACAGCTCGCACCGTTCGGCCAGCGAGAAGTACTGCGCCCAGTGCGATTCCACGAAACCCCCGGTGAACTCGCCGTGCACATTGTCCAGATACCGCCGCAACAGTTCGAAGCTGATCGCCTGCGCATAGCCGGGCGAAGCGAAGGCGATGGGATTGCGCTGCAGGGGCATCACCGCCGCCAGCTCGGCGACGTCCAGCCCGATCGAGAACAGCCCCCGCCGGTCGCGATGCTCCGCCAGGATCTCCGTGATCCGATGGTGCCGGTCGACGGCCTCCTCCAGCCGCGGCAACCCGGCCGCGGCCAGGGTCGTCGTATCGGAAAGCTCGGTGACAGTGGAGATCTCGTCGGACGACAGCGGACTCCCGCACACCGCCGCCGGAACACCGGCCACCATCTCCGCCCCGGCGACCGACGTACCGCTCACACCGAGCACCGCCGTCACCATACCGACCACCAGGCTCCGAGCAACCATCATGCCCGCAAGCCTAAGGCCGATCGGACCACCACACCGGCCGAACCCCGGACCTCTTGACATGCAGCACTTCTCGGCTCGTCTCAATCGGCGGAATCCGATAGCGCCGATCGGACCGCACGGGGGCTGTCGCCAGTCGCCATCTCGGCAGGCCCCGCGCCCAGCACAGCGGCCTGCTGCTGCTCGCCCACACCGCCGACCGCTACCACGTAACCACCGGAACGCCGTCAGGACGCCGGACACGTCCGGCGGTGTGCCGGGCCGATGTCGTCGCAGTATTCGGACCTGCCCATGCGCGACCGCACCGCGGCGATCGAGTAATTGCGTGCCGTGTATCCCCAACTGGCCACGGCGGTATCGAAATAACGGCTGATCTCGGTACCGAAGCCCGGAGCGGCGACCTCCATGCGCTGCCGGTTGTCGGTGATCCGCTGCTGCCAGTGCGCCATCGTCTGCCGGTAATGCGATGTCATGTCGGTGAGCGCCGCGATGCTGAAGCCCGCCGTCTCCAGTGCGCCGATGATCTTCGACAGGGTGACCATCGCGGTGAATCCGTAGAGACCGACGGCATGCTCGCTGCCGGGCCGATGCTCGGCGTCGGCCTGATGATCGCCGCTGCGGTAACAGGTGGCGGACAGGTACAGATGGCCCTGCCGCCGCAACATACGTGCGGTTTGTGCCAGTGCGGCACCGTGATCGGGCATGTGCTCGATGACCTCCACCATCGCGATCGCATCGAACTCGGCTGCCGGTAGCGACACGTCGGGAAAGTAGCCGGTTTCGACGGTGACGAGGCCGGTGACGCCCGCCCCGGCCGCACGGTCACGCACATACTCCGACTGCACGCGAGACGGGGTCACCGCAGTCACCCGGCAGCCGTGCTCGACCGCCAGATACACCGCGAGACTTCCCCAGCCACAACCGATATCGAGAACCCGCTGCCCCGCACCGACATGCAGCAGCCGAGCGATATAAGCCAGCTTGTCCCGCTGCGCCTCATCCAGCGACTCACCACCGGTGCGGTACAGACCACACGTGTACTTCATCCGGGCATCCAGGAACGCCTCGAACACCTCGGGCGGCAGATCATAATGCCGATTGGTCGCGGCAGCGGCGGCGGCACGAGTCGGCACGCTGCTCATCGGTCGCTGTCCGCCAGGGCGGCGCTGATGAGGTCGACCAGATCACCGACGGTGTCGGCCGCGCGGATGGCATTGTCGTCGGCTTCCACGTCGTACTCGTTCTCCAGCGCCGCGACCACTCGCATGAGTCGCACGGAATCCGCGGCCGGCAGCAGATCGAGCTGCTCCGATTCCGGCAACTCGTGCTCGATCAATCCCAGCTCGCCGCGAAGCTGCGCCCGCACCGAATCCAGAACCGTTGCACGCGAGGGGGTCGGCTGTTGTTGTTCTGCGGTTGCCACGACGGCTCCTTCACTGTCGACCGCTCCGAGACCTCGGAACGTTGGTTGCTTCGGCCGCAGCGGCCCGGACTGCTTGCAGCCGTTGCCATTTCCCGCTGGAGGTTCTGGTCAGCCAGTGCGGGTTCACGATGTGGATGCGCACCGCGTGCAGGTCCATCGCGGCAGCGACTCGGCGGCGCACCGCGTCGACCAGACCGGGATGCTCCGGGGCCGACAGCTCGGTCTCCACCACCAGCGCGACGAGTTCCGTTCCGTCCCGGGCGGAGATCGGTGCGGCGACACAGCGCCCCCGGTATACGCCCGGGACATCGCGTGCGACGGCTTCGACGTCCTCGGGAAAGATGTTGCGGCCGTGAACTATCGCCATCTCCTTGCGCCTGCCTGCGATATACAGGTCGCCGCGGTGACGAAACCCGAGGTCGCCGGTCCGCAGCCAGGGGCCGTCGAAGGCGGCGCGAGTGGCCTTGCCGTCGTGTAGATATCCGGACGTCACGGCCGCTCCGCGCACCTGGATCTCGCCCAGTTCCTCTTCCGCACAGGGTGTTCCGCCGACACCCGTCACTCGC carries:
- a CDS encoding acyl carrier protein, which gives rise to MATAEQQQPTPSRATVLDSVRAQLRGELGLIEHELPESEQLDLLPAADSVRLMRVVAALENEYDVEADDNAIRAADTVGDLVDLISAALADSDR
- a CDS encoding cyclopropane-fatty-acyl-phospholipid synthase family protein; this encodes MSSVPTRAAAAAATNRHYDLPPEVFEAFLDARMKYTCGLYRTGGESLDEAQRDKLAYIARLLHVGAGQRVLDIGCGWGSLAVYLAVEHGCRVTAVTPSRVQSEYVRDRAAGAGVTGLVTVETGYFPDVSLPAAEFDAIAMVEVIEHMPDHGAALAQTARMLRRQGHLYLSATCYRSGDHQADAEHRPGSEHAVGLYGFTAMVTLSKIIGALETAGFSIAALTDMTSHYRQTMAHWQQRITDNRQRMEVAAPGFGTEISRYFDTAVASWGYTARNYSIAAVRSRMGRSEYCDDIGPAHRRTCPAS
- a CDS encoding acyl-CoA thioesterase II; its protein translation is MATIEEALEIERLERDIFRGASTKTQLARTFGGQVAGQALVSAVRTVEPAYQVHSLHGYFLRPGNPQESTVYLVERIRDGRSFCTRRVTGVQSGEAIFTMSASFHVGDDGPEHQDEMPEVPPPHELPDARTAMSAEALWAMREWEHWDTRTIPQEQVAHKTGLVAQQQVWFRYRHALPDDPLFHVCTLAYMSDMTLLGSSKVIHPDEPTQNASLDHAMWFLRPFRADDWLLYDQASPSAGFGRALTGGRIFNQEGRLVAAVVQEGLIRKLRED
- a CDS encoding DUF5995 family protein, with amino-acid sequence MVARSLVVGMVTAVLGVSGTSVAGAEMVAGVPAAVCGSPLSSDEISTVTELSDTTTLAAAGLPRLEEAVDRHHRITEILAEHRDRRGLFSIGLDVAELAAVMPLQRNPIAFASPGYAQAISFELLRRYLDNVHGEFTGGFVESHWAQYFSLAERCELSGARVAMVGYNAHITVDLAYATAAVGSRPDNAGDFFRIVDAIASSGSGIVDRTKAVYGADLGPLWRLYFVGEGLDQLAGQGVATGALLRAADAGYNVIVFGNGLALQDPGAKPVAEADIRALFDTANVAFDVLAQLRGL
- a CDS encoding SDR family NAD(P)-dependent oxidoreductase, whose amino-acid sequence is MTPDTTQQQHPIGSGFTAASTAEEVLRGIDLSGKNVIVTGGHAGIGRAATRALSAAGASVTVGARHPDRAAAAVAGIERVEVSRLDLLDPASVDAFAARYADSGRTLHILINGAGLAAPAELEQDARGYEAQFATNHLGHFQLTLGLLPALRAAHGARVVTVSSGAQRFGEIRWDDPHFATGGYEPTVAYAQSKLANVLFTVELDRRFAEDGIRGYAVHPGVVVGTALNSAAGEEGLRAAGLVDDSGAPIIDPEHGKKNLQQGASTIVFAAASPLLADIGGVYLKDNDISVLDDEPRPMSAVEPPSEIMSHALDPEAAQRLWELSEQLLKG